One window of the Natrinema sp. HArc-T2 genome contains the following:
- a CDS encoding DNA-directed DNA polymerase II small subunit, whose protein sequence is MPLEAAARLVSELTSRGYNAEREAVTRLTATDDPHAALERVLEDVPDDALVVRAEHVETALATDAGGVTRSDDPATGTPTESPPSVSSGTNSTRERNSSDRSPVETEGSVPAERSADPAMRSIEIAGDMTGESTGTGEYSDFVSVFRDRLDRLGAKLRSRVNHRPATAIQSMPGGSEAAMVGLVNDIRSTASGHWLIELEDATGTFPWLVMKDREYVDLVDELLHDEVLAMEGTLADDSGIAFVDSMYFPDVPRTYEPSTADRHVQAALISDVHVGSQEFMEDAWNAFADWLHTDQAQHVEYMLLAGDMVEGVGVYPDQDEELDIVDIYEQYEAFSEHLKKVPGDIEIVMIPGNHDAVRLAEPQPGFDEELREIMAAHDPQIVSNPSTVTLEGVSVLMYHGVSLDEVIAELPEEKASYDDPHKAMYHLLKKRHVAPQFGGHTRLAPEEKDYLVMEEVPDIFHTGHVHKLGFGKYHNVLAINSGCWQAQTDFQKSVNIDPDAGFAPIVDLDTLDVTVQKFS, encoded by the coding sequence GTGCCACTCGAGGCCGCCGCCCGACTCGTGAGCGAACTCACGAGCCGTGGCTACAACGCCGAGCGCGAGGCGGTCACGCGGCTCACGGCGACCGACGACCCACATGCGGCGCTCGAGCGTGTCCTCGAGGACGTTCCGGATGACGCGCTAGTCGTCCGGGCCGAACACGTGGAGACAGCGCTTGCGACCGACGCTGGCGGGGTGACTCGATCCGACGATCCCGCGACGGGTACACCGACCGAGTCGCCCCCCTCTGTTTCAAGTGGAACTAACTCGACACGAGAACGCAATTCTTCCGATCGATCTCCAGTCGAAACGGAGGGGTCTGTACCCGCCGAGCGATCCGCCGATCCCGCGATGCGCTCGATCGAGATCGCCGGCGATATGACCGGCGAGAGCACGGGGACCGGTGAGTACAGCGACTTCGTCTCCGTCTTTCGGGATCGGCTCGATCGACTCGGCGCGAAACTTCGGAGTCGGGTCAATCACCGCCCGGCGACGGCCATTCAGTCGATGCCCGGCGGCAGCGAGGCCGCGATGGTCGGACTGGTCAACGACATCCGCTCGACTGCCAGCGGCCACTGGCTGATCGAACTCGAGGATGCGACTGGGACTTTCCCGTGGCTCGTGATGAAAGACCGCGAGTACGTCGACCTCGTCGACGAGTTGCTCCACGACGAGGTGTTGGCGATGGAAGGAACCTTAGCGGACGACTCGGGGATCGCGTTCGTCGACTCGATGTACTTCCCCGATGTGCCCCGAACCTACGAGCCCTCGACTGCGGATCGCCACGTGCAGGCGGCGCTGATCAGCGACGTCCACGTCGGCAGCCAGGAGTTCATGGAAGACGCCTGGAATGCGTTTGCCGACTGGCTGCACACCGATCAGGCCCAGCACGTCGAGTACATGCTGTTAGCTGGCGATATGGTCGAAGGCGTCGGTGTCTACCCCGATCAGGACGAGGAACTCGACATCGTCGACATCTACGAGCAGTACGAAGCGTTCAGCGAACACCTGAAGAAAGTGCCCGGCGACATCGAGATCGTCATGATCCCCGGCAACCACGACGCGGTCCGCCTCGCGGAACCTCAGCCGGGATTCGACGAGGAACTCCGGGAGATCATGGCCGCCCACGACCCCCAGATCGTGAGTAATCCGTCGACAGTGACGCTCGAGGGCGTCTCCGTGCTGATGTACCACGGCGTCTCGCTGGACGAAGTCATCGCGGAACTCCCTGAAGAAAAGGCCAGCTACGACGACCCGCACAAGGCGATGTACCACCTGCTCAAGAAGCGCCACGTCGCGCCCCAGTTCGGGGGCCACACGCGGCTGGCGCCCGAGGAGAAAGACTACCTCGTGATGGAGGAGGTCCCCGACATTTTCCACACCGGTCACGTCCACAAACTCGGTTTCGGGAAGTACCACAACGTCCTCGCGATCAACTCCGGCTGCTGGCAGGCCCAGACGGACTTCCAGAAGAGCGTCAACATCGATCCCGACGCCGGCTTCGCGCCGATCGTCGATCTCGATACGCTCGATGTGACCGTCCAGAAATTCAGCTAG
- a CDS encoding Zn-ribbon domain-containing protein produces the protein MPHQCTNCGRTFADGSKEMLSGCPDCGGNKFQFAPKTAATPDSSDGAGDAESADRGSTDSDSVASRATETVREWITGGDDPADGRDRPPAEPAAQSSPDDSSTAMHSERSWPSSGEATTEADDVTDEEFAEWPETARRPENRTGTATATSDGSNDDDDDSERSRQRSVGPTTTLADGENSAQADARSEVVPEDDLPAHDGAAVSEPHRRADTGELSDSPAAGGDQPPEHGRVVSEPSGDRPSIEDLREELNEQFESIKIVRPGQYELNLMELYNREEYIISLQEDGRYVIDVPDSWRDGGDSDE, from the coding sequence ATGCCTCATCAGTGTACGAATTGTGGCCGAACGTTCGCTGACGGCTCCAAGGAGATGCTCTCGGGCTGTCCCGACTGTGGCGGGAACAAGTTTCAGTTCGCCCCCAAGACTGCAGCCACACCTGACTCGTCCGACGGAGCTGGTGACGCAGAATCTGCCGACAGGGGATCGACAGACTCGGACAGTGTCGCGAGCCGTGCCACAGAGACCGTCCGCGAGTGGATCACCGGAGGCGACGATCCGGCGGACGGTCGGGACCGACCGCCCGCCGAACCTGCCGCCCAGTCCAGTCCCGACGACTCGAGCACAGCGATGCACTCGGAGCGCTCGTGGCCCTCGAGCGGGGAGGCTACGACCGAGGCTGATGACGTAACCGACGAGGAGTTCGCCGAGTGGCCCGAGACGGCGCGGCGACCCGAAAACCGAACTGGCACAGCGACCGCGACGAGTGATGGATCCAATGACGATGACGATGACAGCGAGCGCTCGCGCCAGCGCTCGGTCGGGCCGACGACGACGCTTGCGGACGGCGAGAATTCGGCACAGGCCGACGCCCGCAGCGAAGTCGTTCCGGAAGATGACTTGCCCGCTCACGATGGGGCCGCTGTCTCCGAACCTCACCGTCGTGCCGATACTGGCGAGCTGTCCGATTCCCCGGCAGCCGGAGGCGATCAACCGCCAGAACACGGTCGCGTCGTCAGCGAACCGAGTGGGGATCGTCCCTCGATCGAAGACCTTCGAGAGGAACTCAACGAACAGTTCGAGAGCATCAAGATCGTTCGACCGGGCCAGTACGAACTCAACTTGATGGAACTCTACAACCGCGAGGAGTACATTATCTCCCTTCAGGAGGATGGCCGATACGTCATCGATGTCCCTGATTCCTGGCGCGACGGTGGCGACAGCGACGAGTGA
- a CDS encoding S26 family signal peptidase, which yields MDGSDTGESDPDRSDRLGATSRRDRDPTLESDDREQDADARSRTRSDAETIADVGLGRWLLETDTRVGTAVRDVVTIVAIVAISGSLLVGIGGAWPPLVAVESGSMEPNIEQGDLVFIVDEERFAGDSAVAETNIVTAQHGHDSGYQRFGKPGDVIIFLPNGDPTKTPTIHRAQFRVEQGERWVKTKADPAYLNGATCADLASCPAPHDGFITKGDANPAYDQLPRSGAKTTVVSAEWVTGKAVVRVPWIGELRLAVDSIRSVVGTGPIIVATVASVFALIWYGTAGETRNP from the coding sequence ATGGACGGTTCCGACACCGGTGAGTCTGACCCCGATCGGTCCGACCGTCTCGGAGCTACCTCGAGACGGGATAGAGACCCGACACTGGAGTCGGACGACCGCGAACAGGATGCCGATGCACGATCTCGAACACGCAGCGATGCGGAGACGATCGCAGACGTTGGGCTCGGCCGCTGGCTGCTCGAGACGGACACTCGAGTTGGCACCGCGGTTCGAGACGTCGTGACGATCGTCGCGATCGTGGCGATCAGTGGCAGCCTACTGGTCGGGATCGGCGGTGCCTGGCCGCCGCTCGTCGCCGTCGAGAGTGGCAGTATGGAACCCAACATCGAGCAAGGAGATCTCGTTTTCATCGTCGACGAGGAGCGGTTCGCCGGCGATAGTGCCGTCGCGGAAACGAACATCGTCACCGCCCAGCACGGCCACGACAGCGGCTACCAACGGTTCGGGAAACCAGGTGACGTCATCATCTTCCTGCCGAACGGCGATCCGACGAAGACGCCGACGATCCACCGCGCCCAGTTTCGGGTCGAACAGGGTGAACGATGGGTCAAAACGAAGGCCGATCCCGCGTATTTAAACGGCGCAACCTGTGCCGACCTCGCGTCGTGTCCAGCGCCCCACGATGGTTTTATCACGAAAGGCGACGCCAATCCGGCCTACGATCAGCTCCCGCGGTCGGGTGCGAAGACGACCGTCGTCAGCGCCGAGTGGGTCACCGGCAAGGCGGTGGTTCGGGTCCCGTGGATCGGCGAGCTTCGACTGGCAGTCGATTCGATCCGTTCGGTCGTCGGCACCGGTCCGATCATCGTCGCCACCGTCGCCAGCGTGTTCGCGCTCATCTGGTATGGGACGGCCGGCGAGACACGTAATCCATAG
- a CDS encoding amidohydrolase family protein produces the protein MSSPDNSLSAETNETAFRPAIDAHTHLFPERLAAAIRRSLSAEADWEFSHPVTRPAIEDALQAAGVAAHVALPYAHEADLARELNTWLCEQAASSDMLIPFATVHPDDEDVAAIVRDAFEAGARGLKIHCPVQKCRPADSRLEPALEVVAEYDRPVTYHGGTAPMFEDNAYVGFDAFAELVGSYPDLRVCCAHMGAYEVEAFVDLARDHDSVYLDTTFAMSTSAPETMGFDPSSIADETFVELSESIMYGSDFPNIPYPYRNERAGLLARDLPQETMRDLFSRTAIDYLRLESDPALGDVSEPVDDG, from the coding sequence ATGTCATCTCCTGACAACAGTCTCTCCGCGGAGACCAACGAAACCGCGTTTCGACCCGCGATCGACGCCCACACACATCTGTTTCCCGAACGGCTCGCCGCCGCGATCCGACGCTCGCTCAGTGCCGAGGCTGACTGGGAGTTTTCACATCCCGTGACTCGGCCAGCGATCGAAGACGCCCTTCAGGCTGCAGGCGTCGCTGCTCACGTCGCGCTTCCCTACGCCCACGAGGCCGACCTCGCACGGGAACTCAATACGTGGCTCTGCGAGCAGGCTGCCTCGTCGGATATGTTGATCCCGTTCGCAACCGTTCATCCCGACGACGAAGATGTCGCGGCCATCGTCCGTGACGCGTTCGAGGCGGGCGCTCGCGGCCTGAAAATTCACTGCCCGGTCCAGAAGTGCCGCCCCGCGGATTCGCGCCTCGAGCCCGCCCTCGAGGTCGTCGCGGAGTACGACCGCCCGGTCACCTACCACGGGGGGACGGCACCGATGTTCGAGGACAACGCCTACGTCGGCTTCGACGCTTTCGCCGAACTGGTGGGTTCCTATCCGGACCTTCGGGTCTGCTGTGCGCACATGGGGGCCTACGAGGTCGAGGCGTTTGTCGACCTCGCACGTGACCACGACTCGGTCTATCTCGATACGACGTTCGCGATGTCGACATCGGCCCCGGAGACGATGGGGTTCGATCCGTCTTCGATCGCCGATGAGACGTTCGTCGAACTCTCCGAGTCGATCATGTACGGCTCGGACTTCCCGAACATTCCGTATCCCTATCGCAACGAGCGGGCCGGCCTCCTCGCTCGTGACCTGCCACAGGAGACGATGCGGGATCTCTTCTCTCGGACGGCGATCGACTATCTCAGGCTCGAGTCTGACCCGGCGCTCGGAGATGTATCGGAGCCGGTAGACGATGGCTGA
- a CDS encoding AAA family ATPase, giving the protein MSDDSETADSDEVEIDGTRGFSTNFENTDLGDEESNQGLFDDLLSGEPIFENKEVLRPSYTPHELPHRSDQINKMATILVAALRGETPSNILIYGKTGTGKTASAKFVSKELESTSQKYSVPCDVEYINCEVTDTQYRVLAQLANKFIEKNEERIDEQLSTLESLLDALDEYEATLDARDTHGANTTDRSDDQTASDPFEFALEDATASEATDSSGNKIEPESGESAELGSSPPEAEGYSDPSESKPDSPSTEPDPMSVDDTGNSAAADPTAISPDHPLESTPFESREAVEARIEELEDDRDSFEEVPMTGWPTDRVYSVFFDAVDYDERVVVIMLDEIDKLVEKSGDDTLYNLSRMNSELENSRVSIIGISNDLKFTDFLDPRVKSSLGEEEIVFPPYDANQLRDILEHRSNVAFKDSALSEDVIPLCAAFAAQEHGDARRALDLLRTAGELAERSQAETIVEEHVRQAQDKIELDRVVEVVRTLPTQSKLVLFAIILLEKNGVHSINTGEVFNIYKRLCEEIDADVLTQRRVTDLISELDMLGIVNAVVVSKGRYGRTKEISLSVPLEETEAVLLSDSRLSDIDDVQPFIQARFEN; this is encoded by the coding sequence ATGTCAGACGACTCAGAAACCGCGGATTCAGACGAGGTTGAAATCGACGGAACGAGGGGATTCTCGACAAACTTCGAGAACACTGACCTCGGTGACGAGGAGTCGAACCAGGGGTTGTTCGACGATCTCCTCAGCGGTGAACCTATCTTCGAGAACAAGGAAGTGCTCCGTCCATCCTATACGCCACACGAACTTCCCCATCGAAGCGACCAGATCAACAAGATGGCGACCATTCTCGTGGCCGCCCTTCGGGGTGAAACGCCGTCAAACATCCTCATCTACGGCAAAACTGGCACCGGCAAGACCGCGAGCGCGAAGTTCGTCAGCAAGGAACTCGAGAGCACTTCCCAGAAGTACAGCGTCCCGTGTGACGTCGAGTACATCAACTGCGAGGTGACCGACACCCAGTATCGCGTGCTCGCACAGCTGGCGAACAAGTTCATCGAAAAGAACGAAGAACGGATCGACGAGCAACTTTCGACCCTCGAGTCGCTGCTAGACGCCCTCGACGAGTACGAGGCGACCCTCGACGCTCGCGATACCCACGGAGCAAACACGACTGATCGGTCCGACGACCAAACGGCATCCGATCCGTTCGAGTTCGCACTCGAGGACGCAACGGCGTCGGAGGCCACCGATTCGTCTGGAAACAAGATCGAGCCTGAGTCGGGCGAATCTGCTGAGTTAGGTAGTTCTCCACCTGAAGCAGAGGGGTACTCAGATCCGTCCGAATCGAAACCAGACTCTCCTTCCACCGAACCCGATCCGATGTCCGTCGACGACACCGGAAACTCGGCGGCTGCCGACCCGACCGCGATTTCGCCGGACCATCCCCTCGAGTCGACGCCGTTCGAGAGCCGTGAGGCGGTCGAAGCCCGCATCGAGGAACTCGAGGACGACCGAGACTCGTTCGAGGAGGTCCCGATGACCGGGTGGCCGACCGACCGCGTCTACAGCGTCTTCTTCGACGCCGTCGACTACGACGAGCGGGTCGTCGTCATCATGTTAGACGAGATCGACAAACTCGTCGAGAAAAGCGGTGACGATACGCTCTACAATCTCTCGCGGATGAACTCCGAACTCGAGAACTCGCGTGTCTCGATCATCGGCATCTCGAACGACCTCAAATTCACCGATTTCCTCGACCCGCGCGTCAAATCTTCTCTCGGTGAAGAGGAGATCGTCTTCCCGCCGTACGACGCGAATCAGTTACGCGACATCCTCGAGCATCGCTCGAACGTCGCGTTCAAGGATAGTGCCCTCTCCGAGGACGTAATCCCGCTGTGTGCAGCGTTTGCCGCACAGGAACACGGCGACGCACGCCGTGCGCTGGATCTGCTTCGCACCGCCGGCGAACTGGCCGAACGGTCTCAGGCCGAGACGATCGTCGAGGAACACGTCCGGCAGGCCCAGGACAAGATCGAACTCGACCGCGTCGTCGAAGTCGTCCGGACGCTGCCGACTCAGAGCAAACTCGTGCTCTTTGCGATCATCTTGCTCGAGAAAAACGGCGTCCACAGCATCAACACGGGCGAGGTGTTCAACATCTACAAGCGACTCTGTGAGGAGATCGACGCCGATGTCCTGACCCAGCGTCGGGTGACGGATCTCATCAGCGAACTCGACATGCTCGGCATCGTCAACGCCGTCGTCGTCTCGAAAGGTCGGTATGGCCGGACCAAAGAGATCAGTCTCTCCGTTCCACTCGAAGAGACGGAGGCCGTGTTACTGAGCGACTCCCGGTTGAGCGATATCGACGACGTTCAGCCGTTTATTCAGGCCCGGTTCGAGAACTGA
- a CDS encoding S26 family signal peptidase, with translation MSGSNSGTSPGDSGDDDRDRSDEHAGSPQTPSPDPSPTASDSNDVTIEDDGVIRWFLETNDETVMVTRDILSSVAIVAAVALLLFGVSGIWPPLVAVESGSMEPNMHRGDLIFVVEEGRFAGDNAIEDTGVVTLERGQEADYTKFGNPGDVIVFRPNGNPVATPVIHRAHFWVDGGERWVETKASERLVGDATCEEVPNCPAPHAGFVTKGDDNPGYDQTGGGADTTVVKPEWVTGKAQYRIPWLGHVRLAVDNLLGGMIVPPSASSQLADTQPESATTTPAGPVSSLESNDKLAGVAGIAGGSIALAAGRYRS, from the coding sequence ATGAGCGGCTCTAACTCCGGGACATCACCTGGCGATTCCGGCGATGACGACCGCGACCGGTCGGATGAACACGCCGGCAGTCCCCAGACGCCGTCACCGGACCCCTCACCGACCGCGTCTGATTCCAACGACGTGACGATCGAAGACGACGGAGTCATCCGCTGGTTCCTCGAGACGAACGACGAGACCGTCATGGTGACACGGGATATCTTGAGCAGCGTCGCGATCGTCGCTGCCGTTGCGCTCCTCCTGTTTGGCGTCAGTGGGATCTGGCCGCCACTCGTCGCCGTCGAGAGCGGCAGTATGGAACCCAATATGCACAGGGGAGATCTCATCTTCGTCGTCGAGGAAGGACGGTTCGCCGGCGATAACGCGATCGAGGACACCGGCGTCGTCACCCTCGAGCGCGGCCAGGAGGCAGACTACACCAAGTTCGGCAATCCCGGCGACGTCATCGTCTTCAGGCCGAACGGCAACCCCGTGGCGACACCAGTGATCCATCGGGCACACTTCTGGGTCGACGGCGGCGAACGCTGGGTCGAGACGAAAGCCAGTGAGCGCCTCGTCGGCGACGCGACCTGTGAAGAAGTCCCCAACTGCCCCGCTCCACACGCCGGCTTCGTCACGAAAGGTGACGACAATCCCGGCTACGATCAGACCGGTGGCGGTGCCGACACCACCGTCGTCAAACCCGAGTGGGTCACCGGCAAAGCACAGTACCGGATCCCGTGGCTCGGCCACGTCAGGCTGGCCGTCGACAACCTTCTCGGGGGCATGATCGTTCCGCCGTCAGCCTCGAGCCAGCTGGCAGACACACAGCCGGAGTCAGCGACGACGACACCCGCTGGTCCCGTGTCCAGCCTCGAGTCGAACGACAAACTCGCCGGCGTCGCCGGCATCGCTGGCGGCAGTATCGCACTGGCCGCAGGTCGGTATCGATCCTGA
- a CDS encoding DUF2073 domain-containing protein, translating to MPKATNADDSEPSDGVQIDLISGERMDGMATMEKIRMILDGVHDGNIVILEEGLTPDEESRLIEVTMAEISPDEFNGIEIETYPKSEASDSSLLGRIMGNDKVETKLTVIGPANQIETLHKDETLISALVSRN from the coding sequence ATGCCGAAGGCAACCAATGCAGACGATTCGGAACCGTCCGACGGCGTCCAGATCGATCTGATCAGCGGCGAACGCATGGATGGGATGGCCACGATGGAAAAGATCAGAATGATCTTGGATGGCGTCCACGACGGGAACATCGTCATCTTAGAAGAGGGGCTGACCCCGGACGAGGAGAGCCGACTCATCGAGGTGACGATGGCCGAAATCAGCCCCGACGAGTTCAACGGGATCGAGATCGAGACCTATCCCAAGTCCGAGGCCAGCGACTCGTCGCTACTCGGCCGCATCATGGGTAACGACAAGGTGGAGACGAAGCTCACCGTGATCGGACCGGCCAATCAGATCGAGACGCTCCACAAGGACGAAACGCTCATCAGTGCACTCGTGTCCCGTAACTAA
- a CDS encoding GTP-binding protein, with amino-acid sequence MGLFTELKDSISRVTDRLFSEQEPKRIGIYGPPNAGKTTLANRIARDWTGDAIGAESHIPHETRRARRKENVEIERNGKTVTIDIVDTPGVTTKVDYEEFTDELGEEDAIRRSREATEGVAEAMHWLREDVDGVIYVLDSAEDPITQVNTMLIGIIESRDLPVLIFANKTDLEDSSVKRIEDAFPQHTTVPLSAKEGDNMDEVYDKIAEFFG; translated from the coding sequence ATGGGACTGTTCACAGAACTCAAAGATAGTATCTCTCGGGTGACGGATCGCCTGTTTTCGGAACAGGAGCCCAAACGAATCGGTATCTACGGTCCGCCGAACGCCGGCAAGACCACGCTCGCAAACCGAATTGCACGCGATTGGACGGGTGATGCCATCGGTGCGGAGAGTCACATCCCCCACGAGACGCGTCGCGCACGTCGGAAAGAAAACGTCGAAATCGAACGCAACGGCAAGACGGTGACGATCGACATCGTCGACACGCCCGGTGTGACGACCAAGGTCGACTACGAGGAGTTCACGGACGAGCTCGGGGAGGAGGATGCGATTCGTCGCTCCCGTGAAGCGACCGAAGGCGTCGCCGAGGCGATGCACTGGCTGCGCGAAGACGTCGACGGCGTTATCTACGTGCTGGACAGCGCCGAAGACCCGATCACGCAGGTCAACACGATGTTGATCGGCATCATCGAGTCCCGCGATCTCCCGGTTCTCATCTTCGCGAACAAGACTGACCTCGAGGACTCGAGTGTCAAGCGGATCGAGGACGCCTTCCCACAGCACACGACCGTGCCGCTCTCTGCGAAAGAAGGCGACAACATGGACGAAGTGTACGACAAGATCGCGGAGTTCTTCGGGTGA